Genomic window (Capsicum annuum cultivar UCD-10X-F1 chromosome 10, UCD10Xv1.1, whole genome shotgun sequence):
atctaaaatatttaattaacaaTAAAATAGATGATTcgatttattattattgttgttattatttcaCTTATTAATAAGTGAAGCTTTTGGTCGTCCACCAAAAGGGTAACTTTGTAAATGTATGTTGTTAATAAGTGAAGCTTTTGGTCATCCACCAGCTCTTTCTTCTCCTCTTCCAACTCATGGTCCAAAAGCAACTTTTGCTTCTGCTCTTTCATCAGTTTCTCTTCTCCCATTTACCCCAAGATGTTTTCTCTTTCATCACTCTCTTCTTTATATTGCTTCTGTTTACTCCTAGGTGTTATTTGGTTATTATAGATTTTAGTTCTGAATTCgatgttgttttattattttcttcatttatatCAACGATTTTATCTGTTCTAGGTCATTTGtggttacttttttatttttctgagtGTTGCGTGTTTGTATTTTCACTTTCTTATGTTTTCATTAAGGAATGTAAGATTTtgactttgatttttgaaattggAAGTTTGAGTTCAAGATCGATGGACCAAACAATTGAAAGGTTGCCAATTACACATTGGATTTTCTTTATCAGTTCAATAGAAAGAAACAAATGACTCCAATAGTGGAATATAGTCGACAATCATCTTTGGGTGACTCACACTTAAGGTAAGGAATGAACTTCTCTATTCCTACGTATTGGCAATTTTTTGATGTCTGTAGCTGCAACCCACTAGGTACGAGGTGGTACGATTTGGAGAAGCAATTGAAGGAAATCTGCTCACATAACATATGATTCTTTTGTTGTATAAGGTTTTTGTTAGTATAGTTTGGAATCTGCTTTTTTGGATATCCAATCTTTGTTTTACAGTTTGAATTCATTCATAGTTTTCTTTTGCTATGTAGTGTGATTTGGTCACTGTTCGGACAACAAAGGGATTGCTTTGAAATTCCCTTAAGAGGAATATTGCTCTACCATTTCATACAAATGTCGATCAATAAAAGGTATTAGTCCGTGAAAGGAAGGATGGTGTAACGAGAATATTGAAAGTTCTGTATAATCTGAAGTAATTTAATTTGTCTATTTTTTTAAGGTCTGATCTTCAAGTTCCAAATGATCATAGTTCATGCATGTTATATTATTTTGTGATGTATAACTTACTATTATCAGGTTAATGAGTTTAGGAGTGCAATAGAGGTGTAAAGATGGCTCACAAATTCTATGACAATGAGTTTAGCTTTCAAAAGTGAGTGCCTAACAAGATACGGATGCACAAGTCCTGAAATTTAAGATCAAAACATTGTTGTATAAGATATGACTCaaattttacaaatttaataaGCAAGAATATCAGTCACTTGATGTAACTTGAAGTTCCCCTGTATCATCCTTTTATTTTTCAGTAATTACTTGTACATATGAGTTGAAGCTAACATGATTCTTGGTCTCTCTCTAGGcggaagataatttttttttgtaagatgCTTTCGAGTATGTCTTTAGAATCTTGAAATTCTGAAtattgttgtacttattctattaCTGAAGATAactcttattaatttttttccttgtttaGTCATCTGGTACTTATAAAAGTCATAACAAATATTTAATGATCCTTATGCTATCAAAACAGGTCATCTATTTTGATAGTCTTTGTAGGTTATATCTTGCATTGCATCCTCTTTTATATTCTTAGTAAAGcatttcttaattttcttattgTAACTATTGAATGTCTAATGCAGGTTGGTGTGAAGGAAAACTTTAAGTTTAAGGTGAGTGTTCAACTAGCGTAACTTGGATTAAATTGTTCCCAAATAGCTCAACTTAAACACATAGTGCTACAAGTATTTACCAGCAAATCAAATTTAGATTCGACTGACAACGACAATTGATGTCGGATGGAAGAGTTACACCATTAAATAAATATGTAGGCAACTTTGATCAGTTGGATTCAAGGTATAACGATTCTTGATGCTTAATTTTGAAGAGAGTGGAGTGGAGAGATAGTCATGATGTATGTCAGTTTATCTTTTCCTCAGTCATCAACATTTGAACCCTCGCTCGGCACAAGTAAAAGACAATTGTTGCCTTCCACCTTTAGCTTCTCTTATCATTATTCTGTTCACAAAAATGTCAGTTGGATAGAAAACGATGTCATTTTATGACTTGTGATTCCTCCTCTGAGCTTCCGCTTCATCCTTTCCCTATTGACCAGGTAAACCTACTTACTTCATTGTTTCCTTTTCTCGTTTcctgtcttttcttttttgtggACGTTTCTCTGTTTAGTGAACTTATCattttcttcaagtaaaattgataGTTAAGTTAGTTAGATTTTGCATTTTTTGGGTAAAGTTTGAGGTTGTTTACAAGCTGAAGCTGAAGACCCTTGTTTTGCATGCAGGTATTAGCCTATGTTGCTTGAATGCGGCTATTTTACCGTCAAACCTATCTCAACACGAGACTGAGGCGGGGACGGGTGCTTTTGTCGTCTCTGATTCGATCAACCTATTTCGGAGACGttgaccaaaattaaaaaaaaattgagtggaAACATTGAATAATTAATCGGAAACTAACCTAAAAAAATCTCGATCAACGACTACTAGAACAGAGACGACGTTGTCGATGTGCTGTCGTCGAAAATCACCGTCGACGTTGCCATAAATCATCGGAGCAGTTGTCGTACCACCTTAGGATATCAGAAATCATCATCGTACCACCTCAGGGTACCGATTTACAGTGACGGTTGTCGTACCAATTGTCGGAGCAGTTGTCGTACCAGTTGTCGGCGTTTACAGTGAAGGTTTTTTTTTATGTCAAAACTGTTTTGAAACTGTACTGGATCTTTCTTTttgttaattttaattaataatgaatgcttttactattaataataaattaatatgttGCCTTTGTCGGTCCCTTAGTAAGGAAAACTTATGTTGGtcaatgtattttattttgatagtattaatttaagttcttaattatattactttttattttagtaaataaacatgaattgtaattttggaaaaagtttttaatacaaatactattcctaattaaaaagtaaaatcaaaagacaaaaataactaaaaataataaattaactaaaataaataaatcctaaTCCCTATGTGTCAAGGaacattaaattgattttaattgggaaaagtCTAAAATTGTCTTCATCCATAACATCATAAATAAAACGTCTGTCCAAagaaattttaacttaaaaatttgATTATTCTCTATTAAATAACATGACATCATCTGCATCGGGTAGTCAAAAGAAAAAAGGTCCTATGAGACCAACAAAAAGTATTGGAGTAGATTTTGATGACAATCCACTGTGGAATCATGTAAAAGTAATTTCAACTGCTCCCAATGGTGGTGGAAATAGAACATGGCCATGTAACTATTATAATAAACAAGTTACTGGATCATATAATAGAGTCAAAGCATATCTGTTAAGATTATCGGGTCAAGGAGTTTAAATATGTAGCGAAGTTCAAGGTGATACATTGAGAATGTTGAAGATGGAGCACGAACaaactgaaaagaaaaaatctttgGTTCAAGTTAATGCAAGAAAAAAAGCTGATTATGTATCTCTACCGGAGGACATTGATTtacttcaacataaaaaaaaaaaggaagagtaTAGAAAGTGGAGCTATAGGAAAATCTTTTGACATCCATGAAAGAAATACCGCCGACAAATTAGCGGCTAGAATGTTCTACGCATCAGGTTTATCGTTCAATCTTGCCAATTCTccatactttaaaaaatattcaaaatttttagCTGAAAATTTCATCCCCGATTATATTTCCCCATCATATAATAGGTTGGGAATAACTCTTTTAGATCAAGAAAAGACTCACATTAATAGGAAGTTGCAACCAAATAAAGAtacatggaaaaaaaattgtcgATTTGTTCGGACGGATGGTCTGATACTAAAAGACGGCCTTTGATCAATATATTGGCATCATCTAGTGGGGGtccaatatttttaaattcaataaattcTAGCGGGTGCACGAAGGGTGGagaatatattattaatttgtttctTGAAGCAATAGAGAAAGTAGGTCCAAATAATGTTGTTCAAGTTATTACAGATAACGCAAGTAATATGAAACTTGCCGATACTATGGTGGAGGAAAAATATCCTCATATATTTTGGACTCCTTGTGTTGTTCATTGTTTGAATCTAGCTTTGAAAAGTATGTGCCAACCATCTGATAAATCATCTCACTTTGCTAATTGCCAATGGATCTTAGAGTTACTTAGTGAAGTGAGTAATTTGAAAAACTTTGTTGTGAATCATGACATGGCACATGCAATTTTTCAAAAACATTCAGATTTGTGTTTATTGAAAGTTGGTAAAACAAGATTTGCTTCATATGTTATTATGACGACTCGTATTCGCAAAGTGAAATTTTCTTTAGAGAAGATGGTCATGGATGATGAATGGAAGAATTATAAGGGGGATAAGGGAATTGGAGCCAAAACTCGTGCAGTAAAATTCTTTATAATGAATGATGAGAAGTGGGATAATATTGATTACTTTTGGAAGTTTACGGAACCTATTGTCGATATGCTTAGAGATGCTGATCTAGATGGTCCAAAATTACACCTTATTTATGATATGTGGGACTCAATAATTgagaaggataaaaaaataatttttgagcatGAGGGAGAAAATCTTATTTCTGgccaatcaaatttttttaattccaTTCATGGTGTTCTAGTGGCTAGGTGGAACAAAAAAAACACCCCTTTACATTGTATGACACATTCTTTGGTCCCCAAGTACTATCATCAATCATGGCTTCAAGGAGAAAATGAAATTCAACGGGTAGCTCCTAATGAAGATTTAGAAATTGCATCGAATAGAATAAAGTGTTTTCAAAGGTACTTTGATTCTAATCAAATGACACAAGTTTCATTGGAGTATGGAAAATTTTGTACCATGGGTGATTATTTTGGTGAGCCTCATGTGATTGATATTATGGAGTATGAAGATCTTCTTTCTTGGTGGGAAAATCATGGTGTCTCGACTCCACTTTTGCAACAGTTAGCTTACAAGTTGCTTACTCAACCGGCTTCTTCCTCTTGTTGTGAAAGAAATTGGAGCACATATTCTATGATCCACAACATCAAGAGAAATAAGTTAGCAACTTCAAGAGTCGAAGATTTAGTGTTTGTCCATTATAATCTACGATTGTTATCTCgtaagaaagagaaatatataaatgGGCCAAGCAAGTATTGGGATGTAGGTATGTCTACATTTTCTTTATTAGtttctcaattatttattttgaatgataattttttctttctttgtataaAAACATTTTAATATATACTTTCTTTTTAACTTATTTAGGTGGAGATCAATTTGAAGTTGAGGatacaattaataatttaacCGAGCTATCAATAGATGAACCTCAATTGGAAGGAGTGTTTTttgatgaagaatttgaagatttggaagaagttgaagaagaCGCAGAAGAGTAGTTAACTTAAGTAACTTGATTGTGGACATTTCTTTTTGTTCGTTAGTTTTGAATTAATGTCTTAAGTTTGGATGTTTTCTTGTGTTTGTTTAATAATCTTtataactctatatttataatatttaattctttttagcCGAATCCCCGCACCCGTATCCACACTCGGATTCGGACCCccaaatcttaaaatttatatttagacGAATCCGACTCTCAAATTCGCACTCGTCTCGAATACCCACACCCGAGTTTGAACAACATAAGTATTAGCCCCTTCAGAGAAAAAAACACTATATTTGTATGAAGCAAGATGCTTGGCACTGTTAGAGCAGGTACAACATATAAACTTTTTCATCTTCCTTTGTGATGATCGAATCAGTGAAGAAGCTAAGCATAATGGCTTAGTAATTTCCAACTTAATATTCTATAACCCATAAATTAATCTGTGCATATACCCGAATAACTCATTTCTACTGGCCACGTAACTATATATCTagataatattagaaaaaaaaatagttgtggtCTTTCTGTTTTAATGATTACTTTATAAACAATTTTCTTACTATTTGATCACCTGCACAATGTGATTGGATCCCACCTATGTTAGATCCCTACAATTATCTTTGCATGAGAGTGTTATTGGTGTAATATGTGAAATAGATATTGTTGAAAACTTGAGAAGAGTAGTAAATAAATCGAATATTCTcacaaatattatcttttttaTGAGTAGTGTCTATCAAAACATTCTACCTTAACCACAGTTAGTTTCTCCTGCTCATTTTTGCAGTCTCATTTAAAGAAGTAGTTCTTTGTGCAATTTGTTCTAGATCCTATAGTCATCAATGATACATCATGAGAAATATCTTTTGCTACCAGATACGGTTGCTTGGTTGCAATAGAGAAAGTGAGTTTACTTGTTTTGCTACTCTAAAACATTATCAAATAGAACTCACAATAATTGAGATCTTCACTATGTTGAGCAGGTTGAGAAATTGGAGATTGGTGCATTGGTCTTTATTAGTGGTGTAGTCAGtgtcaaaattttgaaatttgaacagtTGAGACCCGACGTGGTAATTCTCCTACATGGCTGCTGACACATTTTTCTATCTAGGAAAAATGGTGGTAGATAGAATCACTTTAACCATTTCAAAGGACTTGGAATAATGAGTTTCTACTAAATGACTTATTTTTGTATTGCCTATATATGTACAATACTGTACTATAACAATTAAACACCTGAAGATGGAGTTGGACAAAGGACTTCTACAGATAAAGGTAAATTTAGTTTTTGCCAATTATGTGCAATGTATGTTTTTTCTAGGAAGTAACCAGAGTCGTGACACTCTACATGTGTGGTCTGGTTCTTCCCAAGCCATTTTTTTTCCAATTCAATTGTTAGATACTAAAAAATAGTATGGGAACAAAATCTTTCAACCAAAGTTCGACGAAAAAAGGTACTAAGAGTCAAGAGATGTCAAAAATAGGGTATGGAGCGAGGTACGACCAATTCTCTTTGTTAATGTTCAGCTTACTGATGGTAAAATAAGGGTATTCGACTTTACGCTTTAATAAATAATAGGTAGTTACACCAACCGAGTAAGTTATTTAATGGCATACGGCCTAGGGGATTATAAGTAGTATAGAATCCACTTCATGTTTCTTGTAGCATCATTTTCCATGAATATTGGCTTAAGCACTATAGACACTCTTATGCTCACAATCAGAATATCCAAGAAGATCTTCACTTTGACATAATTTGTAGGCAGAACCGTACTTGATATGTGTGGTTATACCATTGCTGGACAATATTCCCCACAGTGATATAGAGCTAAGTTCCAAAGTTTTGGAGATAAAAAAAGCTCTCCATAATTTGAATTGCTTGGAAATAAAGCTGAAGGTTCTCCTTTCTCCCTCTCTCTTCTCTCTGTGTGTCATTTATCATCTTCGGGAAGCATTGCAGTTAATTAGCAAATATTTCTTCAGGCTCCTCACGATGCTTTGTTGCAAACTTAACCGTGAACTCTTTGAGATGTTATGAGAATACACATGTTCTGGATTGTGACAACAGCTTCATTCTACCTCTTGCTGAGCTTGTATCATCTGCAGTACTTCAGACTGTCTCAAATAAGTATTCAGTCTCCAAGTATATCTATGAATTATGCATAAACCTCATTTGTATCCAAGACATTTGACATCTTCTAAATGAATTGGTATCATGTCTCCGTTATAGGTCTAACTTAGCTCTATAAATAACCATATATTAAAACTCTAGCTTCAGCAATGCTTTTGGTAGTTGTTGCATTCTGAAGTCCTTTAAGGTCTGTTGGTTATAAATATGTGAGCATGTAATCACTGTTCATTCAAAACTCAACGTTTTGCCAACTCTTGAAACAATTTGCACTGAATTGAAATGCCCCGTTGAACTGGATTATTATATACCTTTGACTAAATTTAGCTGGGAAAGCAAAATCTAGACTATTATTTTGACTCCTCTTATCTACCTCATTTGATCTCTTATTCAGGATAGCTAGCTCCTTGTTTGAGGCATAAATTTGTTCATATCTAAATATTTTGGAGCAAACAAAGTTTATTTCGGGTTAGAGCAAATCACCATAATACTTGAAGGCATATTAACAGTAATATAATAATTTCAGAGTTTGCAGATGAAGATCAATGCTCTCATTTGTCATGtcactctttttttccttttgtgcTTCAGCTTACCAAAGGCTTTAGTTAGATCTTTCCGTAAATAAAGGGGAAATGGCTTAAGAAATATCCGAAGGACAAGCAAAGGGACTTTAATAAGCAGCAAGAAACATATCTTCTCCATTCTTGTTTCTATGttgaacaaaaaagaaacaagatCCTTGCTACTACATCTCGCTCCTCATCATATTTTCTCAACCAAAAGGGGTAACCCAACAATGGGTATTTCACTAAATGGTACAAGATATAGCATGCATATGTAGTTATGAATTGTGATGGTAGAAACCATTAGGAGCAGTCTGATATTCGATAAAGCAAATTGATGATCTATTATGTttgtttctaatttttcaatCTTGCTTTCTTCCCTTCCACAAGATATAATTCCCATAAATTATTTGACTTATTTCGATGTTATTTGAAAGTGGTATTACATTTGCTTACATGTGTATCTCCATTGCAACATGACTCTTGTTTGTCTAGCTTTAGGTTGAAGAGAAAATTAGATACATTTATAGCGTTTTAGCATAAGTATATATTTTTGGGTGATTTAATTTATCCgaaaaaattttcaactttcaggTGATTTATCAAGGAATATTTTGTGAACAATATTGAATTCTTTGATGTTGCTGTGATTTTATGGTAAATTTAAAAGGTCTCGAGGACTTGGAAGTTGTCACACGAAAGGCTGAAACTCAAGAACGCGAAGACTGTAGTGCAGAAAATAAATTGTAgttctttttttcaaatattttgaccTTGCACTTTTTAACTTACTGTACACGTCCAAATGGGGCCACTTTGTACAATGATATGTAAACATGTTCGTGCTCAGTACGGGCATAGATCATCTAGTATTATTACTATTGATAAGTTTTATCGTCGTCCTTATCTTATGTGGCCCATTGTGATGAATCTTGGATATGTGATATATGTATAATGTATGTACACGCGTCCAATTTTGAAGGCCTCAATTAGACCCATTATTTTCTCTtcattacttttttcttttccctCTTCTTTTCTACGTGTAGATTCgtttattctttcttctttttcaggTCGAGAAAATTTATATTGGTAGTTGTATGTCTCTACGTGGGGTTGGTCATGTTGGGGGCAACTGGATAAGCAGTGATAGgatgagaagaaaagaagatTTGGCAAGGGGTTGGCAACCGATCTCCTCTGTTGTTACTTATAATAAGTTAGCATGATGTTTGTGCTAAGTTTCAGTTcaaattaatgataaaaaaagataaaatttaattttaaaaagatataacttaaattatatttttatttcatagttaatttaatttattgatacgttaattatgttttatctgataaattattatgattattaaacaaaaatgttatataattgaataacttttaaaggactttatttatgagaaagaaagtATGAAGGATAATTAGCAAATGTGAATAGACgtagaatttaatttaaaataaacaaatagtgtgtcaatatgtttttttttttaataaaaaaataatcatatttgatgaatttttggggaaaaaaaaattctctagaaaaataagtttttgtaGACTTATAAAAATGACTtcgtgaaaatagaaaaattatattctGCATTTCACATTCATTGAGCTCTGCACTCTTCGATACACCTTGTCTTCGCCCCTGTCGGTAGCTTCCACCCCATATCAACCTCTCATAGTACTtaactaaattatatataaataatttttaaataacattttaTGTACATAccgaatataa
Coding sequences:
- the LOC124887790 gene encoding uncharacterized protein LOC124887790 codes for the protein MTTRIRKVKFSLEKMVMDDEWKNYKGDKGIGAKTRAVKFFIMNDEKWDNIDYFWKFTEPIVDMLRDADLDGPKLHLIYDMWDSIIEKDKKIIFEHEGENLISGQSNFFNSIHGVLVARWNKKNTPLHCMTHSLVPKYYHQSWLQGENEIQRVAPNEDLEIASNRIKCFQRYFDSNQMTQVSLEYGKFCTMGDYFGEPHVIDIMEYEDLLSWWENHGVSTPLLQQLAYKLLTQPASSSCCERNWSTYSMIHNIKRNKLATSRVEDLVFVHYNLRLLSRKKEKYINGPSKYWDVGGDQFEVEDTINNLTELSIDEPQLEGVFFDEEFEDLEEVEEDAEE